The Cannabis sativa cultivar Pink pepper isolate KNU-18-1 chromosome 8, ASM2916894v1, whole genome shotgun sequence genomic interval TATGTTTTTTATTGTACTTGGTTGTATTGTATCATCACTGGACCCGCTAAGAACTTGAAAAAGACTATCTTAGCTATATACAAGCTGTATACATCTCCAAAGTCAGTTTCCATTTCCAACCAGCCTGATGAATTGAGTGAACCCTTTCTTCCATCAAACAGCCTTGTTTCCTTTCATCAATGCTGAAATGAATTAGAAACTTCAGAATCCAAATGGACTTGAAACTATACCTCTCTCAGTAGTCAGCATAGCATCCCTTCAGTTCCCTAAGAACATATTCTGCTTTGAAGCCTGACAAGTCCTTTAATCTACCACTAATTTAAATGGTGGTATTACTTTGGGGGTCTTTCTAATGCAATCCAACCGAACCTGCCTTTCCGAAAATCTGACAAGATACGAAATGCTGCTTGGTTATCGTCGCCATTAAACAAGTGATTCGCAAGCTTGTGAACAAATCTGCGTGTTAGAAAACAATAAgaacaaaatagaaaaaagaaCACAATCTTAACTCATTTCTtcactttttcttatttcccAAATCCAATCTTAAAATTTTCTTACTTTGATGCAAAAGGTGCCAGTTCACAACAAAAATTTATAGCAGTTACCACATTGTATTTTCCAGGTGCAAAGAAATTACTTTAGTGGCACTTACCTTCTACCACAGTGGCCATCCGCATCGATCTTGTATCGGTTCTGAAGAACTTCTATACCTGATCGGGGTAAAATATTTGAGTGAGACATATGCTGAAGTGAAATAGATGATATACGAAAATCACATGGCAAAGTACTTGAAAAATCACTCAGTTCCATAAAATCAAACTAACAAACTAAACTGTTAATAAGAAACCATAGCAGACTCTGAAATGATTTAATCTTATGTCATTGCCAATGCCAATGCCAATGCCATCATAGTGCTATGAAGAAATATTAAAGCACGGGTGTCATATATATACCTACGGATGGAAGCTTTGTCAGCATCTGTACAAGAATTGCAGCAACATCAGGAAAATTATAGGATCTTTCTCCAATGTCATCACATATGGCAAGCTTTATTGCAGAAGACTGATCACTAATCCTCATTGGAATTATACCAGGAGAGTCTAACAATTCAAGATCATTCCCAAAACGAACCCACCTTTGATAGGAACAACAAAAATATGTGAGAAGAGCCTCTAATATATCACTAACCCTTATTTGTATATGCTACAATACAAAAGAAAAATGGCTTACTTCAATACTCTTGTAACACCAGGTCTTGGAGCTGCCGGACACATCCGTCGCTTCAACAATCGGTTGATCAAAGAAGACTTCCCCACATTTGGATACCCAACTATTCCAGCTCGAACCTATGTGTAATAAAAAATTCTTGCCAGgcatcaatttttaataatttaaaaagctGACATATATCAACAAAGTACAAACCTATTGTAAGGAAAAACACACAGACCCCCCAATAATGTTTTAGAAAAATGTTGAAAATTGAAAGAGTAGCagcaataaaaaaatgaaaaagacaaTTACTGAAGCAtaacaaacacaaacaaatTACATTTTACTTATACGTGTGTATAAAAATGTACAACTTTTTCAGCTAAATTAAGAACAAAGAAAATCAATAATTACTGTAATGTTCAACTTTAGCATAATATCTCAATATTTAGGAACTTACTGGACgaggaagcagtcctttggctCTACGTTTGACATTTACACCTGCAGCTAATGCCTTGGCCAACCGGCCTAGCTTCATGGCTCCCTGCACTTAAATTTTGCTGTTATGTTCTTGTTCAAATTATCGAAAACATACAAAAGAATATCCTTAGGTATCACTCTtcttattataagaaaacttaAGGAAAAGATACCATTCCATGTTGGCCATTCGCAAAGACAACTTTAGTTCCCTGCCTTGCATAATAATCTGCCCAAGCATTCCGGTCTGCTGTAGATATCATATCTTCTCTATTCAACACCagaattctttttttattaCCAAGCCATGCATCCATCTGTTGAGGAGACTTTTAAGAAACGTTAAGAAAGCAAGAATATTTACTGGCATATCAATTTCCAAAGGTTGTGTTGGTCACACTGTGTACCAATCGAACCAACACTTCCTTATTCTTCATTTGGTTTCccattagaaaataatgttgCATTTACAGAGCCTATAATATAATCTACTAACAATTTTATCAAATAGGATGGTACTTGTTTCAACTGATCATCTAACTTAAGCAACTCTGGAGTAAGGAGCTCCCACCTGTGGATGACTTGTGGACATGGGAATTCTGCCATctctcacctcaatcacaacaTCCATCAACTTGAGTTGTTCTTTAAGTTCTTTTTCCGTTTTTGCAATATGACCAGGATACCACTGCCCAAAATTCATCCCCCAACAAAGCATTTTGAGGTATAAAATATCAGTTCCCAGTTgcaataataaaaaacacactCCTTATAAGTCCATATTCATAACTGTCTTGACTCTTAACCATAGCTAACTCGTACCTGAACAGGTCGAAGAGTCTTAGTCCAGTGATAAAGATCTGTCTCAAGATCAACCCAGTCATCTTCAACTCGGGAGCCATGTGAATTGGAACTTTCATGTATATAAAAACTAGGACTTTTCCCACCAACAAtctgcaatttttttttcatataagaaCATTACAGAGAATACATAGCTTTCAATTACAACAGAAATTTTACTAGAATTCACGTCAAATGAAGCATAAAAGGTTTTGGAATACAGCCCAGGAATGGGGCTAGAAAATAAAAACCCACCATTTTTTCTTCatgtaaatgaaaaaaaaaaaattgtcttttGAGGATAAAAAACTGTGCCCATATTGGTATAGAAACCCCATTAAGAAAAAGCTTGCCCAGCAAACCagagataaataattaaataaataaaaagaagttTGCCTGGATAGTAGGAGGTGTAGACGAAAGTGAAGCTGTTGCTGAGCGAGCTATAAGTGTAGAGAATGAGTGCTTTGGTTTGGTTCGGGTCTGAGAAAAATTGCCAGGGACTTTGGGAAAGTTAGGTAGCCAGTTGCCGGAGAGTTGAACAGCCATTTATGCTCAACCTTTGCTCTCCTCGACTCAAGCTCTCTCCGtggataatttattttaaattaatttggaaaaatccttaaaaataaatatttatagtaGAATTTACGGTTCTTAAAActcttttaaatattttggtccatttttataggtttttttttaggaacttttttatttttgcactttagaatagttttttttttatatatatatttttacaaaatttta includes:
- the LOC115701249 gene encoding DAR GTPase 3, chloroplastic, with amino-acid sequence MAVQLSGNWLPNFPKVPGNFSQTRTKPKHSFSTLIARSATASLSSTPPTIQIVGGKSPSFYIHESSNSHGSRVEDDWVDLETDLYHWTKTLRPVQWYPGHIAKTEKELKEQLKLMDVVIEVRDGRIPMSTSHPQMDAWLGNKKRILVLNREDMISTADRNAWADYYARQGTKVVFANGQHGMGAMKLGRLAKALAAGVNVKRRAKGLLPRPVRAGIVGYPNVGKSSLINRLLKRRMCPAAPRPGVTRVLKWVRFGNDLELLDSPGIIPMRISDQSSAIKLAICDDIGERSYNFPDVAAILVQMLTKLPSVGIEVLQNRYKIDADGHCGRRFVHKLANHLFNGDDNQAAFRILSDFRKGRFGWIALERPPK